The Punica granatum isolate Tunisia-2019 chromosome 4, ASM765513v2, whole genome shotgun sequence sequence TCGCATCCTCAAAAACCCAAGagggggagaaaaaaaaaataaataaagaaaataagaccCAACAAGAAGAGAAATATCAAATACGTTTGTGTTGTTTTTTCTTGTATAAATTGTTGCAAAAAACCTCAAAATTAGGTGGGCAATCTCTGTTTTATACCCGACCCAACCCCTGTCAGTCAGTCAGTCAGACAGACAGCAGAGGAAAGAGACAGAGAGGGGCCAATGCCATGTCCAATTGGCCATGGGGCCAAAGCGGAGAGAGTAACCGTTTGGTTAAATGCTGGAAGGTTTATTAATGATTAATGTCGAAAAAACAGTTTAACGGTTGCTGGAAGGTTCATTAATGATCCCTTAAAACTTTGTGTGATGATTATTCAATATGGTCCCCCAATTCTTGAATCTCCGATAAAGTCGTTTGTCTTTGataaaaattcttatttttatgtaCAATGCACGTGTTTATTCTACTTAGAAACATATATCAATTACGTACTGTAATACTCTTGTAATAAACCCTTTTGGTGTGACCAACAACTTTTACAACTCCGATAGTTGACACCCGCATCACGACTCGTACAATCTCGGaggaaattaaaacaattaaaCATTGATAAGTCTATATGATCGTCAAAGGTTCAGTAACAAAAATTTCCGTGATCTGGACAAAGTTGACTAgagaggagtctaatctcAAATCAACCAGAACAAGCCACTACTTGGCTCTACCAGCGTTTGGAGATAGCCCGTTACCGTAGCTGCCTCCGGCAATCTCGGTGGATTTCTCCGCTATTCCCGGTGGCTAGTGGTGTTGATCGCGGTCTGCTGTCTTATAAGATCGGCAGGATCCTCTTTCCTTCAGTGATGACAGTCACCGCTCATGGACCACTTTGGGTCCATCGAAATCAATAAAAGATGGTTATGAAGATTTCTTTAACATGTCATTTTCCCAAGATTATAACAAAATTTTCTTACTCGAACCAAAATGAATTTCATTGATTTCGGAGGTTTACACCAAATGAAAAATGCAAGTCAAGACTATTTTCGTGTTCCTCGCAACAGAATGGGGCATTAGTTTATTTGATATCTGTGCTTTCATTGCGCCATGTTGTACATAGAAGAATACTGCTATCTCCACAACTATACAAACTCGAGCTCAGACCAATCCTCTGCTTCATACTGCTATCCACAGCCGATCCGTGTCCAAATCCGCATTAATTCTGCATGCCTGCTATCAAGATTTCCTGATAAGAGGTACTAGACTACGACAAAGAACCAGGAATGGATCCACCATCTTCCTGCAATATCTACTGAAATGAGAGGGTACAGAAATTTCAGCGGCAGCACTCTTCAAGTTCAACCAAATTGAAGCCATATCTTGCTCCGTTTCTTCTGTAGTTCAGATGTAAGGCTCGACTTCATAAGAACATTGGGTCCAAATGATTGCAGGCTAGTTGGTCTCACACATGAGGAAGGGCTGCCAGTCTCCTCGAGGACCAACCGCCCAGCCGCCTGCATAAAGTTCCATGAAATAATATAGACATCAAATCATATGAACAAATGCATTCAAAAAATCTATTCAACAAAGAGGGCTTACGTCAGGGCAATAGTCTTACATCAGCGGACAAGTTAAACATGTATAACCTTGAGTAATCACAAAGAGTTTACAGGTCTTACCTCACTTCAAATGTATGTTAATCTCCAACTTTTAACCAACCATCTTATAATTCAAATGACATAGATTCATTTGCTGCTTGGACAAATAAAATAAGCTAATAGCATCTTCAAGTTTCCTGCTTAAtgaccaaaaacaaaaactttCCCGCCTAGAAAATGGCTTCTAAACTGATTTGGAAATCATTGCTCAGAACAACAGCCATAACGATAagattttataaaactttgtTATCATACAAATTAAAGATTCTCTCACACCTTCATTGGTTTCTCCAGAGCTTTACCCCAGAAAAGTCAGCACTTGACACAGAGAGTCAAGAATCAGGATCACCAGATGCTTAAATTTGCAGGGGTGAAACAGCTGCAAAATTGCCTTCTAACTCGTATCTTGTTCCATCATCCCTGGCGCCAGTACCCTACAACATAGCATGAAATGGAATAAAAGTTTCGTCTCTTTTGtcctttttgttttattttaaagCAGGGAATATCTGTAGTTGTTTCTAAAATCAATGTGTGTTAGCATCGATTCATGCTCATGATCTAGAAAAGGCAACCCTTCTAAAAATGGACAGGGTGATAAGAGGTAAAGCGGCAACTTTTCTCACCCTTTTTTTACCACAACTTTTCTCACCCTTGTCAATGGATTCTTTCAGTGGAGAGGGTACTACCCGCTACCTTCCGTATTGTATTTAATCTCTCACCTATCAAGTTGCAGAAGGAAATCCTTATTTCCAAAGTATATAATACAAGAAATTCAAGGAACTTTCCATTGACACATGAAAACTAGGGTAAACAAATATCTaacaagaagagaagagaacatTGCAAGTTTTGGAGAAAagctatatatttttttccattttgcaCGCAGTTTAAAGGGATCTACATCTAAAATTGACAAAGAAGTTCAATATTATATCGTGGACTAAACTGCATGACATTTATCAGGTTACCAAGGGAGAGGAAAAACATGGGAATTGAACTTAAGACTACAAGGTCATGGATGCAACTTCATGGTTCTATATTTCCAGCAGTACATACCAAGATTGTTTTCTCAAACATTTCACTTTCTGTCATATTCGTTGCTGACATCAGGAGGCATAACTTGCTGAGCAAGGAACGGCTTCACAGCTGTTTGATATGTATGCTTGACGGGAACAACTCCCTTCAGCACCATGAAGTCATGTAAGTCAATCACTTCTTCTGGACTGGAAGTTCTTTTAAGGGAACTCATGATAAGAGTAGTATAAGTGACTGCATCCGGCACTATTCCTCGATGGACCATCACCTCAACGAGTTTCTTTGCCTCTGAAATGCACCCACACTTGCACATGAAATTTATCAATGTATTGTAAGTGACTACATTTGCTACGCTCCCAAACTTCCCCAATTTTGAGACCAAGTCACATACCCCCTTGGCATTCCCACTCAAAAGATACCCATTCAACAGAGTGTTGAAAGTTATTGTGTCATACATGCCCATTTTGGACAGCAAATTCGCCATAACATGCGAAAGGTCTAATAAGCCCATCTTGCAGAAACCATTCACAAACGAGTTGTACACTACTAAGTTGGGACTTTTCTCCAGATTGACCATTGTGTGGTAGATGGTAAGAGCATTTGCTAAATCGCCCTCCTTCAAGTACCCATCAATTAAAGTACTATAAGTAACAAGGTCAGGAATCAGACCACGAACAAACATACTGCATAGAAGTTGCTTAGCCCCTGAAATTTGCTTGCTCCTGCAAAGGTACTTTATAAGCACATTGTGCGGGACATTGTCCACCACGAGTTTCTCCTCTAGGACCTGACTGTGAAGCATTAGAGCTTTATTCATGAACCCCTTGCTACAAAGCTCCTCTAAGAGAATTGAGTGGGTGTATGAATCAGGGCTTAATTGTCTTTCAACCATGTCAAACAATAAGAAGGATGCGTCTTTGGTGTTTCCTTCTCTATGAAGCCTATAGATTAAAGAATTGTAAACAACTACATTAGGCGTGAGTCCCTTTTCAACCATCTCATCACACAAACCAAATGCCTCCTCCGAATTCCCATTCCTTAAATAACCATCAACGAGGGTTGCATAGGTCCTCAAGTTAGGACCGAGGGCGAGATCATTCATTTCCCTGCATATATCCTTGGCCAATTTCAACCTCCTGGTCTTGCAGAAACCATTAATTATACAATTGTATGTGACCAAATTGGGCCCAACAAGATCTCTTGACATAATTCCTATGTTCCGAAGAATCTTGACAGCAAGTCCCATCTCATTTGCCCGACAAGCTCCATCTATCATCATGTTAAATGTTACAACATTGGGCCAAGTTCCACACTTCAGCATCCGATAAAAAACCGATATCGCTTCATGAGGCTTGAATTCCCTGCAGAGAGCATAGATCAGCAAATTGAAAGAGTTCACATTCTCAACATACCTGTAAGAGACCATCTCCCCATAAACCCTCCAAAACCGACCAAGATCATTTGCCTTCAAGagatggttcaaaaagttgTTCCAAGAATGAACTGTGACCTGAAACCCCATAACTCTCGACCTCATAATGACTTCATAAGCTCCATCAGCATCCCCAAGAAGAGTACAAGCCCTAACGAGTGAATCAAGCGCAGCTATGCTCGAACAACATGACTCGAAACTCCTCACCAATCCCTCCAAAATCTCAACTGGGGAGACCCCATTACTGGATATCAACTCCTTCAGGAGAACTAGTGTCTCATCAAACTTCCTTCCTCTGACCAGCACATGAACCAGACAGCAGCAAGAATCTAAAGAATGACCCACCAAGCCCTTCTTCTCCCGGACCCAGCTGTAGAACTCCATCGCCAATTGGGGCGAGTCTCGGAGCTCCCGAACCACGTGGGCAACCAGAGGAGTCGTCAGACTCGGCAATAACGGGTCTAAAGATTTCCATTTTCGCTGTCTTAAGCTGAGACAAACAGTTCTCAGGAGAATGTCCTGAGGGCTGAAGTTGGAGAAACGCTTGCCCGCGTGGAAAGCTCGGATCACAGGAGCAGCTCTGTTGGTCAAAAGCATAGACCGTTCAAGTCCTTGTGGCCTATTTAGAGTAAAACGCTTTCCCCCCGCTAACTACTCTGAAACAAGAGCAAGCATTTTCACCTGAGAACAGAAGAGCCTCGGATGCCGGCGTTAAGAACAGCAGAGCAGAGGAGCCTTCACAGCGTCTTTGGTAGCCAGTAATGAGTATTCTCATTCCGGGTCAAATTCCATACGGACTGCCTATGCCTTGGTTTGGTTGCACAAAGAAAGTATCCAGAACAGGTATTCCGTATCCCATAGATTAGTCATTCCTTATTGTTTGTTAGTGCTCCGTGGCCATTCCTTGCTCACAAGGAATAAAAGGCAACATTTAAATTACACCCTTACCCTTAGGATTGTATCGATTTTCAACAAAAGCCACTGAACCTTTCACCTATCCTCACCGGCCGCCGTCGTGGCCGTGCCTCCGGCACCCTCCGCTGAACCGTCGTGCGGAGCTTCCCCCATCAAATTGAATCGATGAGAGCTTCTTGGAAATGGACTAACGAGATCTGGACTCGATCCAGTGAAAGTCGTCGGTCATAACTTCTCCAGGAGCAAATCAATCGATCGATCGATCgacttgttgagctctctTGGAAACATAAAATCTCATATTTtcagagatagagagagagagagagagagaagagcgAGAGATGGAGCGGGACGAGAGGCGACGGAGACAGGTCGCAAGGCCAAGCCTGGACTCGCAACGGTTGAGGACGCCGGAAATGGGAAGGCTCCTGTGAAACTGAAAGCCGCTGGCTTTTGGTTGCCCCTTCAATCGCCGCTGGCTATTTTCTAGGGTTTCTTCTAGATAAGGGTATTTGTGTCTTTTTCTGGATTCCTTACGCATCCCTTCTATATTATACTAGATCACCTACCCGCGTTGCGCACGGAATTCACACATTTTTCGTTTAATCATCATATATCTAAACTCGCCAAAATCTGAACTCGCCAATCTTGTACATGCGACACCATTTGATTTTTTCCCCCTAAATTCTTCGTAATTTGATTGAtttggaagaagaaaataaattctgaagttaaaaaaaaaaaaaaaaaaagaaagcagaGGAAAGCCAATTGACCAAGAACCTCAGTGAGTGgcggagagagaggagagcaGAGGAGGGCGAGAGAGATGaggggagaggagaggagagagaaaggtTGAATATTAGgcagtttttttttagatatttatctaaaatgacccatgatTTATccgttttatcaaatttaacacacggtttactttttgcatcaaatctatcccggcgttatctttttcgtcgacatctaacggtcgtgctgacgtggcgcccacgtggcaagtgtggcccactatctctccgcATGTCACTTCATTACGGctgttagatgttgacggaaaaaataacgccatgatagatttgatgtaaaaagtaaaccatgggatatatttgatcaaaaaaaagtatataataaatttgacaaaacggataaaccatgggccattttaggtaataACTCTCATTTTTTGTATAAACTTAcaattttattcttaatttaacGGTctctaaataatataatataaattatggggataaaatataaaatagaaagTTAGACAAATGAATGTCTTTCTCCTTTTTGAAGTAGTATAGATATACGTTGCTACCGAGCCATGGTACAACTCTATTCCTTATCGCGTGCATTCTCCATCATTTCCTTTCTCCATTTATTCGAAATCTCCATTATGTTCATTTCGCAATTCCAAACATACCGTTAGGGTTGGCCACCAGTGTTTTCGTGTGGAATCCTTACCCTTGTCAGGGTGGAGCTTTAGGGGCTTCAGCATCGACCGCTGACCCAACAGGTTAGGGTTTGGTCGACTCAGtttttccaaaatattttcaagTCCCGATTTATTTGAGTCGATTAAGGTAAGAAAAAACCGATTCGTACGGATCATGATTTTTCGGGTCCCTttttaatatcaaaataacTAGTGTTTTACCTGTGTATTACACAGAATCTtaacataaattttctttttatgataGAGAATTATGATATCAACATGACgattaatataaatagaaaaagacaACAAAAGTTTTATATTCGCACACATAGACACCAAACATAACAAACTGTGAGCAAGAGtcgaagaagagaaaatcatGTTGATAAGCAGATTGTTACTGTACTCTTATGAAAAGTAGTCAATCCGCCCGCATTTTGATTGGAATTGTTATTTGTCATGTGTTTTAATCTATCATTTGATTTCATAAagttttaattagtttatgaGTTTTCAACTTAACTTTCGACATAAAATGTTCATTCAATACAATAGACGGAACTTACTATATTAAAATACTTAATatctaaatttatatatttccaaataaattaatataatctaATTAACAAGTTTTATTATAACTAAAATTAaggtaaataaaaatttctaattttccaaaaaatgaaattttttaacatcaaaatagtaaaagttactttgatttctAGATCTCACATCatctaaataataataaggcaaacttataatttcaattgttgaactcaaataaaattaatttacatataattttaattaaaattaaaacatatttgtcctcaaactttcaaaaaacttttattttcaccATTTTTGGGATTTAAAGGAACATTTGAGTGGAGAAAAATTGTCGAAAAATATCTTCGGATTTTAAAACATTTCTTAGTTAGAAGCCACCCTAATATGAATATTTCTGCTACATGAAATTATCAATTTCTCCGTCTCAAACCCTTGTTCTGTTTGACAAAATATATGAATCAAAGGATTTTATTTAGAGAAAATTTACCGTGCCTTTTTACATGCAAAATATGAGTAATTGGGTCTAAAAGAAAGTCTCCGGAGGGTGGGCGTCACGATTTCAAAAATATGTTTTACATGTGCGTCACCGGAGAAAAATATCTTCGGATTTTAAAAACATTTCTTAGTTAGAAACCACCCttaaatgtatatttttgctCCATGAAAATATCAATTCTCCGTCTCAAACCCTTATTCTGGTTGACAAAATATATGAATCAAAGGACTTTaattagagaaaataaatCGTGCCTTTTTACATGCAAAATACGAGTAATTGGGTTTAAAAGAAAGTCTCTGGAGGGTGGGCGTCACGATTTCAAAAATATGCTTTACATGTGCGTCaccaaagaaagaaatattgcCTATTAACttatacaaattttgaaaatgggcACGGATAGTCAAACTtaagggcatgtttggttcgcAAGAATCGATCGGAACATAATACATATTTCGTATGGAATACTCATTCCGACGTTTGGTTTATGAGAATGCAGAATAGCTATTCCAGATCGGAATAGTTATCCGGCTTGCATCAGGAATACAAGTGCCTCCCTCGAACGTCCGGAATGGTTAATCTCCATCCGAAAAATACatgaaaacccgaaaatgcCCTCTAGTTTCTTCACTTATTACAATCTCATGCTATCCACTTCTCCTACTTCCCCCGACCATTCAGCAGAGCAAACCCGAAGCTGGAAGTGCTCGATCCCTCCTCTGATTTCAATTCCTCCTTCGACATCTGGAAGCTCGCTCTTTGATCGAATTGCCAGCGGCCGGAGTTGCCTCCGATTTCGAAGCTCCCTCGACATCTCCAGTTTTGAAGCTCCCTCGACATCTTGAAGTTAGAGCTGCCTCTCTCGCTGTGATCAAATTACCAGCGGCTGGTGATTTGATCGGAGCGGAGAAGCTCAGCTGGGGCTTTTCGTGGCAGTTCTCGGGCAAGCCTGGGGGAGGAGTGGCGAGCAAGATTGTCCGAATTgtgattctacctagaattgGTCGAGagtcgtagaatcgtgaatcaTAAGATTttacctgtaattaaaaaaagtatatatatatatatatgtatcatacTTTCCTGAAAAAAATCcttatattcaaaaaaaaagactacAAACCAATAATAAGTCATAAAAGCACAAGAATAAGGAACCACACACTCCtaaccacaaaaaaaaaaaagaataaggaAAAAGATGAGTAAGAAATAATAGACAGCCCACCACTATTCACTTCTATTTTTCAGGTTGGCCTTTTCGCTGAGCAGGCATAACATGCATCAATCTGCCTTGGAAAATTGAATTGTCAACTTTTTCTAATTGACAATGAAGGTTAATATAACCTTTGAGAATCACCAAAAGTATAATGCATAAATCGGGTAACAGTAGGAAGCAAGAATGCAGTACCTTGTTGCAGATTCAGGTGTTGCATATTGAATGTAAGCAATTCCTTGACCGTCTAGT is a genomic window containing:
- the LOC116204552 gene encoding pentatricopeptide repeat-containing protein At1g11710, mitochondrial: MLLTNRAAPVIRAFHAGKRFSNFSPQDILLRTVCLSLRQRKWKSLDPLLPSLTTPLVAHVVRELRDSPQLAMEFYSWVREKKGLVGHSLDSCCCLVHVLVRGRKFDETLVLLKELISSNGVSPVEILEGLVRSFESCCSSIAALDSLVRACTLLGDADGAYEVIMRSRVMGFQVTVHSWNNFLNHLLKANDLGRFWRVYGEMVSYRYVENVNSFNLLIYALCREFKPHEAISVFYRMLKCGTWPNVVTFNMMIDGACRANEMGLAVKILRNIGIMSRDLVGPNLVTYNCIINGFCKTRRLKLAKDICREMNDLALGPNLRTYATLVDGYLRNGNSEEAFGLCDEMVEKGLTPNVVVYNSLIYRLHREGNTKDASFLLFDMVERQLSPDSYTHSILLEELCSKGFMNKALMLHSQVLEEKLVVDNVPHNVLIKYLCRSKQISGAKQLLCSMFVRGLIPDLVTYSTLIDGYLKEGDLANALTIYHTMVNLEKSPNLVVYNSFVNGFCKMGLLDLSHVMANLLSKMGMYDTITFNTLLNGYLLSGNAKGVCDLVSKLGKFGSVANVVTYNTLINFMCKCGCISEAKKLVEVMVHRGIVPDAVTYTTLIMSSLKRTSSPEEVIDLHDFMVLKGVVPVKHTYQTAVKPFLAQQVMPPDVSNEYDRK